The following nucleotide sequence is from Verrucomicrobiia bacterium.
CCTTCGCCAACTCCCGGCGTCCGGCCCGCTCTTCCCCAATCTCCGGGGTGTCCGGGCCTCCGACCGAGCCACGGAATTCAAGCAACGCTGCCGGGGTCTCGGCATCGAGGGCGTGACGCTCCACAGCTACCGCTACGCGTGGGCCGAGCGCGCCAAGACGGTCGGGTACCCCGAGCGCTTCGCCCAGGAAGCCCTCGGCCACAACAGCAAAGCAGTCCACCGCGCCTACGCCCGCCACGCCGAGGTCACCCTCCCGGCGTTGGAGGAGTACGAGCGGCCGCAGGCCGAAAGGTTGTGCGCGTAGGATTCGGGTCGGGAATCCCTCCGGAGGAAAGACCTCTTCTGGATTCGGCATC
It contains:
- a CDS encoding tyrosine-type recombinase/integrase; translation: MNAHFPILDREPHPERRAFYELCWHLGGAQGDIANLAAEDIDWERRVIAYFRRKTESPALIRIGDDLERVLRQLPASGPLFPNLRGVRASDRATEFKQRCRGLGIEGVTLHSYRYAWAERAKTVGYPERFAQEALGHNSKAVHRAYARHAEVTLPALEEYERPQAERLCA